DNA sequence from the Gemmatimonadota bacterium genome:
CAGCTTGCCTTCGAGCGCGCCCGCAAGCGCTGCCATGGGGGCCTCCAGGGCACCGGCCAACTGAGCCAGCAGTGTATCGCGCGACGGCAGCTTCGCCAGCGCCTGGATCTCTTCCGGTGCGAGAAGGCTCGATTCGAGAACGCCGAGCTTGAAGACCGGTCGATCCTCGTGTTCGGTCGCGAAGTCGCTGATCGCCTTGGCCGTAGCCACGACGTCGGCATATCCGAAGGCCAGACCGGTGGGGCCGGACAGCCCCTCCGAGATGTCGGGCAGACCCGAGTCCGCGATCGAGAGCTTGACGAGGCGGTTCTTCGCCACGAGGTACTCGCCGCCGCTCCCCTTGAGCTCTCGACGCAGCTTGGTGATGTCCTTGACGTCGAGTCCCGTGAAGTCCGTCAGATAGACTGCGGGGGCCCGTTCGAAACGCTCGCGCAGAGCTTCCACCAGAACGGCCTTTTCTGTTCTGTCCATCAGACTCCCCTCCGGTAGATGTTGGGATCGATGGAGACACCCGGGCCCATGGTGCTGGACAGGGTGACGCTCTTCAGGTAGGTCCCCTTCGAGGCCGGCGGCTTGGAGCGCACGATCTGGTCCATGAAGGATTCGAGGTTTTCCTGCAACGCCTCCGCCGAAAACGACACTCTGCCGATCGGCGCGTGCACGTTGCCGGTGCGATCGACTCTGAACTCTATCTTACCGGCCTTGATCTCCTTGACCG
Encoded proteins:
- a CDS encoding 50S ribosomal protein L10, yielding MDRTEKAVLVEALRERFERAPAVYLTDFTGLDVKDITKLRRELKGSGGEYLVAKNRLVKLSIADSGLPDISEGLSGPTGLAFGYADVVATAKAISDFATEHEDRPVFKLGVLESSLLAPEEIQALAKLPSRDTLLAQLAGALEAPMAALAGALEGKLQEAAGLLDVLIEQRAEANPA